A genomic region of Oryza glaberrima chromosome 1, OglaRS2, whole genome shotgun sequence contains the following coding sequences:
- the LOC127771570 gene encoding uncharacterized protein LOC127771570, with the protein MTDKTQWPQVDLPFLVGAPLAKLPVGRQRKLRRKGWMEGGHKKNGSKDGPFTNESEGEKGGDNDTAPTNGKGKKMIRGPMTCQKCGEKGHRQASAKCPLNGTAKKRKRRQSRKNVTKAVAAEPNTPRKPTREEILRDSQNLFMCSKLAMLLGEGTSSQTDTTSPVRIPTAAAPKKMTPKRKLHIG; encoded by the exons ATGACAGACAAAACTCAATGGCCACAAGTTGACCTACCATTTTTAGTTGGTGCGCCTCTTGCTAAATTACCTGTTGGAAGACAAAGGAAACTAAGAAGGAAGGGATGGATGGAAGGTGGCCACAAGAAAAATGGTTCCAAAGATGGTCCATTTACCAATGAGAGTGAAGGTGAGAAGGGAGGTGACAATGATACTGCTCCAACAaatggaaagggaaagaagatgATCAGAGGACCTATGACTTGCCAAAAATGCGGAGAAAAAGGCCACAGGCAAGCTAGTGCCAAGTGCCCACTCAATGGGACAGCAAAAAAGAG GAAGCGTAGGCAATCTAGGAAGAATGTTACAAAAGCTGTGGCAGCAGAACCTAACACTCCACGGAAGCCGACTAGAGAAGAAATCCTACGGGATAGTCAGAA CCTATTTATGTGTAGCAAGCTTGCGATGTTACTAGGAGAAGGTACATCGTCACAAACCGACACCACTAGTCCCGTGAGGATACCTACCGCGGCGGCACCAAAAAAGATGACTCCAAAGAGAAAGCTACACATTGGTTGA